Below is a window of Prosthecochloris sp. GSB1 DNA.
GCCTGACGTATGTTCACGGGCGAGGAGAACGAGGGAACCCCACGGAACGGGAAAGGAAAATCCGCCGAAGTGTACCTATGAACAACCCTACCGACATCATCGAATCCGTATGCAGACCCCTGCCGATGGCCGACGCCCTGGAGCTATTGAAGGAACGGATTCTGCTTGATTCGCAGCGGGCCGAAACCCCGAAAAGAAAACAGCTCAGGACGTTTTACGCCGAAGTGACGAATACCGACGCCCTGCTGTGGCTGCACGGTCAGACCATCTACCCGAAACTGTACTGGGCGAACAGGGAAAAAGACGACATTGTCGCGGGTATCGGCGAAGCCGATGCGATCCGCCATGACAAAACCGGACCCAACAGCGAAAGTTTCGAACTGCTCCAGCGCGAGATATCGACAAAAGACCCTTCTGCGCGCTACTTCGGCGGTTTCTGCTTCAACAACCAGCAGAAACAGGATCCCCAATGGCGGTCGTTCAAGTCGTTCACCTTCATTCTGCCGCTTGTCCGCCTGGAATCGGAAAACGGAAAAACCTTGCTCGCCTGCAACCTCGTGCTCGATCCGGAAAAGGGCCGCGAGGAACAATACCGCCCCCTTCTCGAAGCCCTGGACGGCCTCGTGCCGCCGCATGAAGACGACAGCCTGGTTCCTGAAGCTTCGAACGTCTCGTTCAGACCCGACCAACGGCACTGGATGAAAACCTGCGACAGCGTGCTGCAAAGGTTCCGCGAAGGGTTCATGGGTAAAATCATCCTGGCCCGCCAGACCGTTCTCGATTTTCCCGAGCCCTTTCCGCCAAGCCTCTTCATGCTCCGTCACCCTTTTCCCGAAAGTTCCACCTACCGGTACTACTTCGAACCGGAACGAAACACCGCGTTCTTCAGCTTCACGCCCGAAAGGCTCTACCGCAGGGAACGTGACCAGCTTTTCACGGAAGCCCTCGCGGGGACGTGTTCCCGCGAAACGATCGGCGAGGAGGGCATCGACGCCTGTCAGCAACTCCTCAATTCGGAAAAGGACATCCGCGAACACAAGTTCGTCAAGGATACCATCGCAAAGGAACTCGAACCGATCTGCAGCGAGATCGACATGGAGGAAAAAGTACGGGCATTGCCGCTCAACAGACTGGTTCACCTCTATACCCAATGCCACGCAACCCTCGAACCGGGCTCGGAGAGCGATACCGAAGTGCTCAAGTGCCTGCACCCCACTCCCGCTGTCGGTGGCGTACCGAGATCGAAAGCTCTCGAGCAGATCATCCACCTCGAACCCTTCAGCAGAGGCTGGTATGCCGGACCTGTCGGCTGGATCAGCCGGGACGCCGCCGAGTTCGCGGTCGGCATCCGCTCGGGACTCGCCGATGACAACCGTGTCTATCTCTACTCCGGAGCGGGTATCGTCAGCGGATCGGATCCCGCTTCCGAATGGCGCGAAGTGGACCAGAAAGTCAGCGACATCCTGGCCATCACCCGCCGCACGGATAAGTAACCACCGTTCACGTTTGGGCATGAACCACCGGCAAACAACCACACTCTGGAGCACCCTGATCGTCGAGGAGTTCGTTCGACACGGCATCACGCTTTTCTGTATTTCTCCCGGCTCGCGATCCACTCCCCTGACGATCGCGGCGGCGCGACATGCCAAAACCGAATGCATCATGTTTCCCGACGAACGGGCCGGCGGGTTTTTCGCTCTCGGATACGCTAAAAGCACCGGTAAACCGGCCGTGCTCGTCTGCACGTCCGGCACCGCCGTGGCAAACTACTACCCGGCGGTCGTTGAAGCGTCGTCGGACAACCGGCCGATGCTGCTGCTCACGGCCGACCGCCCGTTCGAGCTGATCGACGCGGAAGCCAACCAGACCATCCGTCAGCCGGGAATATTCGGAGCTTATACCCGATGGAATGTCCAGCTTCCCGAGCCGTCGACCGCCATACCCGCCCGCTCGCTCCTGTCGACCATCGACCACGCGGTGGCGAGCAGCATGGGCGAGGTTCCGGGTCCCGTTCATATCAATGCACCGTTCAGGGAACCGCTCGAACCCGTCGAACTTCCCGGAGAAGATCCGTGGCTGCTTCAGCTCGAAGCATGGCGGAAAAACTCCGCTCCGCTTTGCATCAGCTCCCAACCGGATCGTCTTCCCCCGGAGGATAGCGTGCAACGGGTTCGCAAACTGCTCGAACGGTCCTCCTCGACGTTCATCCTCGCGGGCCAACTCGACAGCCCAGAAGAGGCTGAAGCCGTACTGGAACTCGCCAAAGGTATCGGAGCGCCCATCTATGCCGATATCTCTTCCCAGATCCGTTTTCATCCCGAATACCTTCCATTGCAGCATCTGATGCTTTCCGAAGAGTTCATGGACCGCTTCCGGCCCGATACCGTCATTCATTTCGGCGGAAAGATCGTCGGAAAACTGCCGGGGGTCGCTATCCGCCGATGGAAACCCGAGCATGTCGTCGTGGTAAAGAACCACCCGAAACGCTTCGATCCTGACCACAACGTCACCATGAGCATACAGTCCGCCCCGGGAGCGTTCGCGCGCGCGCTTGCGAACAGAACCCGCGCAGGCGGGTCGCATGCTCTTGCGCTGGAAGCCGTCTGCCGCGAAACCCGTATGGAAATCGACAGACTCTGCTCTCCCGATGCTCCGGTAACCGAAATATCCGCAGCCAGCATCCTGTCCGGAAAACTCCCCCGAAAGAGCGCATTGTTCCTCGCCAACAGCATGCCGGTCAGGGACATGGACAACTACGCAGCAAACCTGAACGATTCACGGCCGCTGACCGGCGTCAACCGGGGAGCGAGCGGCATCGACGGCAACATCGCAACCGCCGCAGGCTTCGCCCGCGGACTTCGCCAACCCGTAACGCTGCTAATCGGCGACCTCTCGTTCCTCCACGATCTCAATTCGCTCACCCTGCTCCGGGATCTCCGTCACCCGCTCCGGATAATCGTGAACAACAACAACGGGGGCGGAATATTCTCGTTCCTCCCGATTGCCGGTCAAACGGACGTTTTCGAAACGCACTTCGGCACCCCGCAACATTTCTGTATACGCTCGGCCGCTGAAACTTTCGGCCTGGCTTACGACAATCCATCGACGAACGCCGGATTCGCTTCGAGCTACGCGGATCTCTGTCGTTCAGGACAACCCGGAATCATCGAGATAACCGGTTCGAGGGCAAATAATCTCTCTGAACACCGCCGGCTCAACGCCCGGATCAGGACAATTGTCGATCGTCATCTATGCGGATAGCCACCACGCACTACGACATGCACGTCAGCATCAAAGGAAACCGCGACCAGCCTTCCCTGCTGCTCTTGCACGGTTTTCTCGGCTCCGCTGAAGACTGGCTTGATTGCGCAAGAACTCTCGGCGAGAGCAGGCGCTGTATCATGCCTGATCTTCCGGGGCATGGAAAAACGTCTCCCCTTTCGCGGGAACAACCATCCTTCGAGGAAATCTCCCGGCAGCTTGCCGACATCGTGCGTGAACTCTGCCCCGACCCCTGCGATCTCGCCGGTTACTCCATGGGAGGGCGTCTGGCGCTCCACCTCGCGCTGCACCATTCCGATCTTTTCCGGAGCGCGGTCATCGTATCTGCCTCGCCAGGCCTCCCGACAGCCGCCGAAAGGGAACAACGCAGACAAGCAGACAGAAAAGTAGCCGAAAGCATTACCGCTGACTTCGAGGCGTTCCTCGAAAAATGGTACCGGCTTCCGCTCTTCGAACAGCTCGCCCAACACCCTCTTTTTCCCGAAATGCTCGAACGGCGGCGAAAAAACGCCCCTCTTGCGCTCGCATCCGCGCTCGATGCACTCGGCACCGGCAACCAGCCATCCCTCTGGGACAGACTTGGCGCGAACCGTTTGCCGCTCCGCTTTTTCGCCGGGGAAAAAGACACGAAATACGTTGAGATTGGCCGTCAATTGGTTAATTTATGTCCTTGTTCGGAACTGGTCGTCTTTACCGGCTGCGGTCACGCGCCGCATATAGAAAACAGGCCCCTGTTCCTCGAACGCCTGGCTGGTTTCATCGACGCCGGCGAATAATGTGTAGCTCCCTGCCGGAAACAGCGCTCGTCGCGCCATGCCCGCAAAGCCATAACGGCAGCGAAGCCTGCGCACCTCTATCAGAATAAAAAAACACTGCACCATGAGCACCGTTAACTGGGTACAGGCCGGTGAATTCACCGATATTTTCTATCACAAGGCCGAAGGCATCGCAAAAATCACCATCAACCGCCCCGAAAGACGCAACGCATTCCGTCCGCAAACGGTCGTCGAAATGATCCGGGCCCTCGAGGACGCACGAAACGACGAACAGGTCGGCGTGGTGATCCTGACCGGCGAAGGCCCGCTCGCGTTCTGTTCGGGTGGAGACCAGAAGATCCGCGGCGACGCGGGCTACGCCGACGAAAAAGGGGTCAACCGGCTCAACGTCCTTGATTTCCAGCGAGACATCCGCACCTGTCCCAAACCGGTCATCGCCATGGTCGCCGGTTACGCGATTGGCGGCGGCCACGTACTGCACATGCTCTGCGACCTGACCATAGCCGCCGAAAACGCTGTTTTCGGTCAGACCGGCCCGAAAGTCGGCTCGTTCGACGGGGGGTGGGGCGCAAGCTACATGGCCCGGATCGTCGGACAGAAGAAAGCCCGTGAAATCTGGTATCTCTGCCGTCAGTACAATGCAAGGGAAGCGCTCGACATGGGTCTTGTCAATACCGTCGTACCCCTCGAACGCCTCGAGGAAGAAACAGTGCAATGGTGCCGGGAAATCCTCCGCCATTCGCCCCTGGCCCTCCGCTGTCTCAAATCGGCCCTCAACGCAGACTGCGACGGCCAGGCCGGCCTGCAGGAGCTCGCAGGCAACGCCACGCTGCTCTACTACATGAGCGAAGAGGCGCAGGAAGGAAAAAACGCCTTCGTTGAAAAACGCAAACCGGATTTCGGTAAATTCCCGAAGAGACCTTGAAGCCGGACTTCGTATCCATATACCGCTATTCCATCCCTTTTGTCAGGCCGGTTCCGGTTCGCCGTTCCAGCCTCGGCGCAAGGGATGGACTCGTTATCGGCATAGGAACCGCTGACGGCCGTCACACCGGGTTCGGGGAAGTCGCCCCCTTGCCTGGTCTCCATGAAGAGACCCTTTCTGAAGCTCTCGGGCAGTGCCGTGAAACGCTTCCGTCGATTGCCGGCTCGCAGGGCGCTCACTCACTCGAAGACGCGGGGAACGACCTCCCAGAACGCCTTTGCCCATCGGTACGCTGCGGCATCGAAATGGCGCTGCTCAACTTCCAGGCGGCCGTTTACGGCAGGCAGCCGTCCTTTCCGGGCGCTCAGGGCCCCTCGGACAGGCTTCCTCTTAACGCCCTGCTGTTCGGAAACACCAGAGCGGTTCTTTCCATGGCGGAGGAGCATTTCAGGCAAGGTTACCGGACATTCAAGCTGAAAGTACGGTCAAGCGAACCCGACATCGCGGTAGAACAGGCTCTCGCCCTGTATTCTGCTTACGGCGACGACATCGAGTTACGGCTTGACAGTAATCGCACCTTCACGCTGGACGAGGCCTGCATGTTTTTCGGCAGAATACCGCCCGGCGCCGTCATGTACGTAGAGGAACCGCTGGTCGATCCGTTCCTGATACCGGAGTTCTTCGAAAGAACCGGGATACCGGCGGCGCTCGACGAATCATTGTGGATGACCTCCGGCATATGGAATTCCTTGCCGCACGATTGTCTCGGCGGGCTGGTGCTGAAACCGTCCAGAATCGGCAGCTTCTCGAAAACGCTCCGTTTCGCGCTCGAAGCGGAGGTCGAAGGAATTCCGGCGGTCGTCAGCTCGGCTTTCGAAACAGGTGTCGGCATCGGGTTCTACGCCCGATTCGCGTCCATGCTTTCCGCGCATCCCGCGGCATGCGGACTCGATACTTTCCGGCAGCTCGAACGTGACATCCTCAAAAGCCCTTTCAGGGTGGAAAACGGCTGCCTTCTCGTCGGAGAAGCCTATGCCGGCAGCCTCGATCCCGATCTCACGAACCTCGAACCCGTCGAAACATGGACATTGTAGAGCGGGCAGCCGGCCGGTTCGGCGACCATCCAGCGCTCGTCGCGGAAGACAAGACCATTTCCTTCCGCGAACTGGAAAAGGAAACATCGCGCATCGCCGGCGCGCTCGACCGCCAGGACATCCGGAACGGCAAAACGGCGGCGCTCTGCATGCCCAACAGTCCTGAACTCGTCCTCCTGCTCCTGGCGCTCCTGAGAACCGGAGCCGTCGCAGCCCCGCTGAACCATCGCTTCCCGGCCGAAAGGCTGCAGACCATGCTCGACAGCCTGAACCCCTCGGTGCTTGTGGGGACCGAAGTACTGACCGAAGCGCTTGACTTCCCCGTCAGACTCACCCCCGGGAAAATCCTTTCGGAAGCCGAACGCGCCACAATCGAACCGCAGTTCAACAGTTCAACAGCTCAACAGTTCAACACCCCCGTAACGGTCATTCACACCTCTTCGAGTTCCGGCGTTGCGAAAGCCGCCCTGCACTCTTTCGGCAATCATTACCACAGCGCTCTCGGCTCGAACGAGAACCTCCCTTTCTGCCCGGGCGACTGCTGGCTTCTCTCCCTTCCCCTCTTCCACATCGGCGGCTACGCGCTGCTGTTCCGTTCACTCCTTGGAGGCGGCGCGCTTGCGGCAGCCGACCCCGGCACGCCGACAGCCGAAGCATTGCAACGATTCGACATTACCCACCTGTCCCTCGTCCCCACGCAGCTCTACAGGCTCCTGCGGAACGATGCGTCCCGCAAGCGCCTCCGAAGGGCAAAAGCCGTGCTGCTCGGAGGCAGCGCCGTCGAACCGGCGCTGCTCCAGGACGCCGCGAAAGCGGGCATTCCGGTCTATCTCAGCTACGGATCGACGGAGATGAGTTCCCAGGTCGCCACGACAGGCGGCGCCGTACCGGCCGATGCCGTCACCGCTGGCAGGGTGCTGCCGTACCGCGAACTCTCGATCGGAGCCTTTGACGAGATCCTCGTCAAAGGCCCTTGCCTCTTCCGGGGATACCTGTCACCGGACGGGCCGAGACTCGAAACCGGCGAAGCCGGCTGGTTCCACACCGGCGATACCGGCGCGCTCTCGCCGGACGGAGAGCTGCGGGTCACCGGCAGGATGGACAACATGTTCATCTCGGGAGGTGAAAACATTCACCCCGAGGAGATCGAACGGGCATTGTGCGACATCGCGGGAATTCGCCGCGCGCTGGTCATTCCTGCGCCCGACAGTGAATACGGCGTCAGGCCGAAGGCATTCATCGAGGCCTCGGACGACGCTCCCGGGGACGAAGACATCCTTTCACGACTCCGCAACGGCATCGGAAGCATCAAGACTCCCGCCTCCGTCAACCGGGTCGGCGAATGGCGACTGCTTCCCGGAACGGAAAAAATCGACAGGGCGTATTACCTTCGTCGCCGCTAAACCCGCTCCCGGCAGTTTCAGCCGATTTCCTTTCCGGCCATGACGAGCGTCGGAGGCGCTCCGAGATGTCGCCCGGCAAGCAGTACGTTCCAGTAGAGCCACTCGAAGCCGAGCTTTCCCCTCCAGTTCATTTTCGTCTCCCTGAGGAGTGAAAACGGACCGAGATGCGGCATGGGATACTTGCCGGGAAGAGGCTCGATCTTGTAGTTGAAATCGATGAGGGAAGAGGTTCCTCTGGAATAGACGATGAAACAGGTCGAATGCCCGTCGAATATCTCCTCGGGCTTGACGCCGTGAATCTCGGCCATGATGTTGAAGACCACCACATCCGCTTCGTAATGCGCAACCGATCCGGCCTTGGAAGTAGGAACGTTGGTGGCGTCGCCGATAACGTAGACACGCTCGTGCTTCAGTGCCTGCAGGGTATTGTGATGAGTGGGAACGTAGCCGATCCCGTCGTCGATGCCCGAATCGCTGATCACCTGATCGCCGAACGTCGTCGGCACGACCACCAGCAGATCATAGGAAAGTTTCTCGCCCTGGACCGATTCGATGTATTTTTCCGGGCCGTTGACCATGTTGAGCTGGAAGCCCGTTCTTATCGAGATGTTCTTCTCCCTTGCCGATTCAGTCAGAACCGCCGAAGCTTTCGGTTTGGTGAAGGCGCCCTGCAGCGGCGTCACCAACTCGATCTGGCTCTTGTGGCGAACCCCCTTTTTTTTGAGATACCAGTCGGCGAGAAAAACGAACTCTATCGGAGCCACGGGGCATTTGAACGGCACGTCAGCGATATCCATCACCAGCGTCCCGCCTTCGAATGCGTCGAGTTTTTTTCTGAGCGCTTCGGCCGCATCAGGGTAGTAGAACGTAAAGGCGCTTTCGCCCCAGGCCTCCTCCATACCCTCGGTTTCTTCAGGCAGTACCCGACATCCTGTAGCGATTACCAGAAAATCGTAGGAAAACGTATGACTCCGCGTCCTGACTTCGCGTTTTTCGGTGTCGACTCCGATGATCTCGTCGATCACGAAGTTCACGCCGTCGAGAATGTACTTCTTCCTCGACCTCGTCAACGTGCCCACCTTCTGGATACCGAAAGGAACGAAAAGCAGGCCCGGCTGGTAGATGTGTTTGTCATCGCGGTCGATCACCGTGATTTCCCAATCGTCGGGCAGATGGCGGCGCAGGTTGTTCGATACGATCGTCCCGCCGGTTCCGGCCCCGAGTACGACAATTTTCTTCGACATGTACGGACCTCCTTTTTTCCCGCCCGGCACTACTCCGGACGAGCGTTGACGGACACCTCAACGCAACGGCGCCTGGCGGCCCCGTGTCGCGGTTCAGCAAAACCCTTGAACTATGATTCGAAAAAGACTGTAATCGGAAAACGGGTGGGCTCCTCGGCCCGGAAGTGCAAATAACAGACTTTTCTTGGCCTGCGACAACCGATTAACAATCGTTAATATATATATGAAAACACATTATCTGCAAATCCGCATGGAAAATGTTCCCCGGAGAGGAACGGAATGTTCAGGGAAACGGTGACAATCCACAATGCGGGAAAAGCGAAGCATGGCGCACGGGATACCTTACGAAGAAAGAACCTTGAGGCCGACAATCCCGGAAACGATCATCAGAACGCAGCCGATTCTCAGCAGGTCCCTCGATTCGTCGAACAGAACCATACCGGCAACGACGACACCTACGGCCCCGATTCCCGTCCAGACGGCGTATGCCGTTCCGACGGGAATGGTTTTCATCGCCAGTGAAAGCATGACGAAACTGACCAGCATGGCCGAAATCGTCAACAGGGTCGGCACGAACCTCGAGAATCCGTCGCTGTACTTGAGGCCTACCGCCCACATGCATTCGAACAGACCTGCGACGATCAGATAGATCCACGACATGACTACCTCCTTCTTGTTACGGAAAAAACAATTCGAAAACGCGGGAAAAGTTGCCTCGTAAGGCTGAATGGCGATCCCGGCACACCACGAACGAACGCCTTGCACCGCTCCGGATTCAAGGGTTGCGCGGCAAAAAAGGGTAATCGGTATACCCTTCGGGACCGGGGGAATAAAACGTATCGGGATGGGGCTCGTTGAGCGGCGCTCCACTCTTCCAGCGCCGTACAAGATCGGGGTTGGCGATGAAAGGTCGGCCGACGGCCACAAGATCGCATCGGCCCTCGGCGAGGTCCTGCCCGGCTCGTTCTGGATCGTAACCCCCGGAAAGAATCAGGGAGCCGCGAAACTGCCGGCGAAAAACGGTCCTGATCGATTCAGGCACCTCGGGCGCACCCATGGAGGAGTGATCCGCGAGATGGATATATGCGGGCCCGGCGCCGTCGAGCAATCGCGCCATCGCGGCGTAGTCCTCTTCTATCGAGTCGTAGAGGGGCATGTCGTTGAAAACACCGAAAGGCGACAGCCTGACGCCAACCCTCCGGGCTCCGATAGCCCCGATCGCGCCGTCGAGCACCTCCAGCATGAAACGCGCCCGGTTTTCGATCGAACCCCCATAGGCGTCGTTCCTGCGGTTCGTGTTCGGGCGGATGAACTGCTCGATCAGGTAGCCGTTCGCTCCATGGACCTCGACTCCGTCAAAACCGGCCGCCACGGCGTTTCTGGCGGCCTGGACGTATTCTCTCACAGTCTCTCCGATATCGCGGATCGTCATCGCTTCGGGGACAGGGTAGGGCTTCATGCCGCCGCCGTCGGTGTACATTTCTCCCGAAGCGCGAACCGCGGAAGGCGCAACCACCCTGGCGCCGCGCGGCATGTTCGCCGGATGGGCGATCCTGCCGCAGTGCATGATCTGCAGGAAAATCTTCCCGCCTTCGCTGTGAACGGCCCGTGTAACGATGCTCCAGCCTTCGACCTGTTGCGCGCTGAAAATTCCCGGTATACGGGGATAACCGAGGCCGTTGGGCGAAGGAGACGTTCCCTCGGTAATGACGAGGCCGGCCGTCGCGCGTTGCGAGTAATACTCGGCCATCAGGCCGTTGGGAAGGTTTCCGGGCGCGCGGCTGCGGGTCATGGGAGCCATGACGACGCGGTTCCGCAGCGAAAGGGCGCCGAGCGTTGCCGGCGAGAACAGAAGAGACATGCCTGAGTTCCTCCAGTTCCTGTTTTTAAAACGAACAGCGCGGCTAAGCCTTGTCCCCCCTTGACGCCTGACGTTTCAACCTCCAGACGATGAACATGCCTCCCAGCCCCGAAACGGGCGCGTAGAGAAAGACGGTGACCGCCATGCTGACGAAAAGCTCGGCATATGTCATCCGTACGGGAGCCTGCATGACGTTTTCGAGCTGCCTTACGAGTTCATCCTGCTCCGGAGAGAGAGTCCTTGTCCATTCGATCAGGAGCATGAGCCCCTCGATACCGGGGCGGTACCCGAAGCCTGTCAGCAGAACGTACGAGACGAGCACCGACAGGACCGCTCCTGCGGTACCGGAAAGACTGCTGAAAACGAATGCCTCGGACGCCGTGAGACGTACCTGGCAGGTGACGATATAGTAATACGCCGCAAGAACGCCGCTGATGAAAATCCCTGCGAAAAACAGCGAATTTATCAGCGTGAGATAGGGCACCGTGGTGGTGACAAGTACCAGCAGCGCGCCGACAGCCAGCCCTGCCCGTCTTCCCGAACACGCTTCCCGCTTGTTTTCTTCGGCCATCGGAGCGCTCCTCAGGAGAAAATATCGTCGAGAAAATCGTCCATGGTATAGAAACCCGGAACCGCACCGTGTCTTTCGGCGAGCCATTTTCCGGCCTGTACGGCTCCGGTGGCAAAGCCCTTGCGGTTGCGGGCAGTATGGGCGATGACAATATCGTCGAATTCGGAATTGATGAAAGCCGAATGCTGTCCGAAAACCGAACCCAGCCGGATCGCCGAAACCTGCAGCTCATCCGGAGCAATGCTCCTGTCCGTCGAAAGCTGGCGCAGGATAGAACGCTTGCGCGGATTCGCGCCGAGAATCATTTCGGCTGCACGCAACGCCGTGCCGCTTGGAAAATCGGCCTTGGCGGTATGGTGCTGCTCGGAAAAGGCGATATCGAACTCTTCGAAGGGCGCGATCATGCCGGCCGCCTCGCGGACTGTCCTGAGAAAAATGTTCACCCCGAGCGAAAAGTTCGCTGAATAGAGCAGCGAAGCGCCGGCATCGGCCACCAGGGATTTGACGCTGTCCATCCGATCGTCCCAGCCCGTGGTGCCGACGACGACCGGCACGCCCGACGAGAGCATCGCCGGAAGATTGCCTAAAAAAGCGTCGCGCACGGTAAAGTCAATGATGACGTCGCTCCCCTCGAAGCTTTTTTCCGAAATACCGGCATCGACATCGAGCACCGAATGCACGGCGTGCTCGCCGGAACCTTCTATCACGGCGGCGACCTGCCGCCCCATCCTGCCGTTGCCTACAAGAGTATACTTCATGAAAAAATCAAAATTCAAAAGTTAAAAGTCAAAACGAAACCTGTACGGCCATATGGCGACCTGCCGGTGCATGCCGGCACATTTTAACGATTCAGCAAAACAACCGTTCAACAAAACGGTTTCAGAACTTCAGATTGACGCTGACCGACGGATGGTGGATCGACGACGGGGACGCGGCGCCGGAAATACCTTCGTCGGTGATCGCGTCGAAATCGTAGAGATGGGCGTCGACATAGGCATCGATGATACCGGCGATATAGGCGAGCGCGAGAAACATGATGTGCTGGTTTCGTTTTTCCTGGTAGTCGTCGCGCTCGCTCCGATAGGAAGAAGCGTCAGGGCCGTCAGGATCCGCCGAGTACTTGTCCCTGTACTCCTTGTAGCTGTCGTTGTAATCCAGCGCGCGGTAACCGAAATAGCCCAGCAGGCCGTACAGGACGGGCACTTTCCATACAGCCCCGTTATAAACCTGGCCGTATCCGGGAAGAACCGCCGAAATCATGGCGACCTTCCACGGCTCCATGCGTCCGTCGGCTTCCGCCGCCTGCCTTTCCCGCTCTTCGGGCGACGCCTCGACGAAAAGCGCGCCCTCGATCGAACGGGCAGTGGCGCGATTTGCGGGGAAAACCGTTTCGGACGCCTGAACCGGCGAAGCCTGCGTTGCGAAAAAAAGCGCGGAAAGCAACAGAGCGGCCGCGGCTGTTGATTTAGTCATGCTGCATAATGTCAAGGATTCTTTCAAGATCGTCATCGGAAAAATACTG
It encodes the following:
- a CDS encoding alkene reductase, whose translation is MSLLFSPATLGALSLRNRVVMAPMTRSRAPGNLPNGLMAEYYSQRATAGLVITEGTSPSPNGLGYPRIPGIFSAQQVEGWSIVTRAVHSEGGKIFLQIMHCGRIAHPANMPRGARVVAPSAVRASGEMYTDGGGMKPYPVPEAMTIRDIGETVREYVQAARNAVAAGFDGVEVHGANGYLIEQFIRPNTNRRNDAYGGSIENRARFMLEVLDGAIGAIGARRVGVRLSPFGVFNDMPLYDSIEEDYAAMARLLDGAGPAYIHLADHSSMGAPEVPESIRTVFRRQFRGSLILSGGYDPERAGQDLAEGRCDLVAVGRPFIANPDLVRRWKSGAPLNEPHPDTFYSPGPEGYTDYPFLPRNP
- a CDS encoding DUF5683 domain-containing protein, whose amino-acid sequence is MTKSTAAAALLLSALFFATQASPVQASETVFPANRATARSIEGALFVEASPEERERQAAEADGRMEPWKVAMISAVLPGYGQVYNGAVWKVPVLYGLLGYFGYRALDYNDSYKEYRDKYSADPDGPDASSYRSERDDYQEKRNQHIMFLALAYIAGIIDAYVDAHLYDFDAITDEGISGAASPSSIHHPSVSVNLKF
- the sugE gene encoding quaternary ammonium compound efflux SMR transporter SugE; translated protein: MSWIYLIVAGLFECMWAVGLKYSDGFSRFVPTLLTISAMLVSFVMLSLAMKTIPVGTAYAVWTGIGAVGVVVAGMVLFDESRDLLRIGCVLMIVSGIVGLKVLSS
- the dapB gene encoding 4-hydroxy-tetrahydrodipicolinate reductase, with product MKYTLVGNGRMGRQVAAVIEGSGEHAVHSVLDVDAGISEKSFEGSDVIIDFTVRDAFLGNLPAMLSSGVPVVVGTTGWDDRMDSVKSLVADAGASLLYSANFSLGVNIFLRTVREAAGMIAPFEEFDIAFSEQHHTAKADFPSGTALRAAEMILGANPRKRSILRQLSTDRSIAPDELQVSAIRLGSVFGQHSAFINSEFDDIVIAHTARNRKGFATGAVQAGKWLAERHGAVPGFYTMDDFLDDIFS